A part of Citrifermentans bremense genomic DNA contains:
- a CDS encoding NAD-dependent epimerase/dehydratase family protein → MAGSVLITGGAGFIGSHLADELLRHGYRVRVLDSLVPQVHGPEGNRPRYLDPEVELIKGDVRDQAAVQRALSGTEAVFHLAAMVGVGQSMYEIEQYTSVNNCGTAVLLEAMAHAKGHRKLIVASSMSIYGEGRYRDADGLCYDDVSRPLEQLQRGRWEPFNRRSEPLRPVATPEDKSPSLASVYALSKYDQERMALIVGSCYHIPVIALRFFNVYGTRQALSNPYTGVLAIFASRLMNGNPPRIYEDGLQQRDFVSVHDVVTACRLALQVDQQQEQLFNIGSGANISVLEVLKRFRRVLNCEEIEPEITGSYRAGDIRHCFADISSARSALGYAPRVSFDEGLAELAGWLEGEVAIDRVSEAHAELTQRGLTL, encoded by the coding sequence ATGGCAGGGAGCGTTCTAATCACAGGGGGAGCCGGATTCATTGGATCTCACTTGGCGGATGAGCTTCTTCGTCACGGTTACCGCGTCCGGGTTCTGGACAGCCTGGTGCCGCAAGTGCACGGGCCGGAGGGAAACCGTCCGAGGTACCTGGATCCTGAGGTTGAGCTGATCAAAGGGGACGTGCGGGACCAGGCCGCGGTGCAAAGGGCGCTTTCGGGGACAGAAGCGGTATTCCACCTGGCCGCCATGGTCGGGGTCGGGCAGAGCATGTATGAGATCGAGCAGTACACCTCGGTCAACAACTGCGGCACCGCCGTGCTCCTTGAAGCGATGGCCCACGCCAAGGGGCACCGCAAGCTGATTGTCGCCTCCAGCATGAGTATCTACGGCGAAGGGCGCTACCGCGACGCCGACGGCCTTTGCTACGACGACGTGAGTCGCCCCCTGGAGCAGTTGCAGCGGGGGCGCTGGGAGCCTTTCAACCGCAGGAGCGAGCCGCTGCGCCCGGTCGCGACGCCCGAGGACAAGTCGCCGTCGCTGGCATCGGTCTACGCGCTTTCCAAGTACGACCAGGAGCGGATGGCGCTGATCGTGGGGAGCTGCTACCACATACCGGTGATCGCCCTGCGCTTTTTCAACGTCTACGGTACCAGGCAGGCGCTCTCCAACCCCTACACCGGTGTGCTCGCCATCTTCGCCTCCAGGCTCATGAACGGGAACCCGCCGCGCATCTACGAGGACGGGCTGCAGCAGCGGGACTTCGTCAGCGTGCACGACGTGGTGACGGCCTGCCGGCTCGCGCTCCAGGTGGACCAGCAGCAGGAGCAGCTCTTCAACATAGGGAGCGGGGCCAACATCAGCGTCCTCGAGGTGCTCAAGCGTTTCCGCCGGGTGCTCAACTGCGAGGAGATCGAGCCGGAGATCACCGGCAGCTACCGGGCCGGAGACATCCGGCACTGCTTCGCGGACATAAGTTCCGCCCGCTCCGCACTCGGCTACGCCCCGAGGGTCTCCTTCGACGAGGGGCTCGCCGAGCTGGCGGGGTGGCTGGAAGGGGAGGTCGCCATCGACCGGGTTTCCGAGGCGCATGCCGAGCTCACCCAGCGGGGGTTGACGCTATGA